A section of the Pseudovibrio sp. M1P-2-3 genome encodes:
- a CDS encoding NADP-dependent malic enzyme yields MTDKKRAPSGDLDQNALFYHEYPRPGKLEIQATTPLGNQRDLALAYSPGVASPCLEIAKNPEKAALYTARSNLVAVISNGTAVLGLGAIGPLASKPVMEGKAVLFKKFAGVDVFDIEVDELDVDRFVDAVSVLEPTFGGINLEDIKAPECFQIEQRLREKMNIPVFHDDQHGTAIIVAAAVRNALELAEKSIEDVKIVASGAGAAALACLNLLVSLGAKRENIWVTDLEGVVYQGREIHMDEWKAKFAQPTDKRSLGDVIDGADVFLGLSASGVLKPEMVSRMAEKPLVMALANPNPEIMPEAALAVRSDVMMCTGRSDYPNQVNNVLCFPYIFRGALDCGATTINEEMKLAAVEAIAALAREEPSDAVAKAYGGALETFGSNYLIPLPFDNRLILRIAPAVAKAAMSTGVATRPIEDFEAYMDRLNRFVFRSGLVMKPIIQQAKADLKRVIYADGEDERVLRAAQVAIEDGLARPILIGRPSVLEARCKRYGLKILPDRDFEVIDPQDDPRYREYVDNFFELVGRNGVTPEAARTMVRTNTTVIGALAVHRGEADALLTGLEGRFDKHLRDIHGIIGQSPDVTDYSTLSLLINSKGAFFLADTYVTENPCSDEIVEITQAAATQIRRFGITPRAALLSHSNFGSRSTDSSLKMRRALEKIWQVCPDLEVDGEMHGDAALRSDVLKRYMPHSRLQGPANLLVFPTLDASNIALNLIKAMTNALHVGPILLGAAKPAHILTPSVTSRGIVNMTAFAAVDAQSR; encoded by the coding sequence ATGACCGATAAGAAGCGCGCCCCATCCGGGGATCTGGACCAAAACGCCCTTTTCTACCATGAGTATCCAAGACCAGGTAAATTGGAAATTCAGGCGACAACCCCTTTGGGAAACCAGCGAGATCTCGCGCTAGCTTACTCCCCCGGCGTAGCCTCTCCATGTCTGGAAATTGCTAAGAATCCCGAAAAGGCTGCATTATATACAGCCCGTTCCAACCTTGTTGCAGTCATTTCAAACGGAACAGCGGTTTTGGGGTTGGGAGCTATCGGTCCACTTGCATCAAAGCCTGTAATGGAAGGGAAGGCGGTTCTATTTAAAAAGTTCGCGGGCGTTGATGTTTTCGATATCGAAGTAGATGAGCTGGATGTCGATAGGTTTGTTGATGCAGTTTCTGTGCTGGAACCAACTTTTGGTGGCATCAACCTTGAGGACATCAAAGCTCCTGAGTGTTTCCAAATTGAACAGCGTTTGCGGGAGAAAATGAATATTCCCGTCTTCCATGACGACCAGCACGGTACAGCTATCATTGTAGCTGCTGCAGTTCGCAACGCTCTGGAGCTTGCTGAAAAGTCCATTGAAGACGTGAAAATTGTTGCCTCCGGTGCCGGAGCAGCTGCATTGGCTTGCTTGAATCTTTTGGTTTCTTTGGGCGCAAAGCGTGAGAATATCTGGGTGACAGATCTGGAAGGCGTTGTCTACCAGGGGCGTGAAATTCATATGGATGAATGGAAAGCCAAGTTTGCACAGCCTACGGACAAACGTAGTCTTGGGGATGTGATTGACGGAGCCGACGTTTTCCTCGGCCTGTCCGCTTCTGGAGTTCTTAAGCCAGAAATGGTTTCAAGAATGGCCGAAAAGCCACTGGTTATGGCTCTGGCAAATCCAAACCCAGAGATTATGCCAGAAGCTGCACTTGCTGTTCGCTCCGATGTGATGATGTGTACGGGACGTTCGGACTATCCCAATCAGGTCAATAATGTTCTTTGCTTCCCCTATATTTTCAGAGGTGCGCTCGATTGTGGTGCAACAACAATTAATGAGGAAATGAAGCTGGCCGCTGTGGAAGCAATTGCCGCGCTTGCTCGAGAGGAGCCAAGTGATGCTGTTGCAAAGGCCTATGGCGGAGCTCTGGAAACTTTCGGATCGAATTATCTCATTCCTCTACCTTTTGATAATCGATTGATCCTGCGTATTGCTCCAGCAGTGGCGAAAGCTGCGATGAGCACTGGCGTTGCCACGCGTCCCATTGAGGACTTTGAAGCTTACATGGACCGGCTCAATCGGTTCGTGTTCAGGTCTGGCCTTGTTATGAAGCCTATAATTCAACAGGCTAAAGCAGATTTAAAGCGGGTAATCTATGCTGATGGGGAAGATGAGCGTGTGTTACGTGCCGCTCAGGTTGCCATCGAGGATGGTTTAGCACGTCCCATTTTGATTGGTCGTCCTAGTGTTCTGGAAGCTCGTTGCAAGCGATATGGCTTGAAAATCCTCCCTGATCGGGATTTCGAAGTTATTGACCCTCAAGATGACCCTCGTTATCGCGAGTATGTAGACAATTTCTTCGAGCTGGTCGGGCGAAATGGTGTCACGCCAGAAGCAGCACGAACCATGGTTCGTACCAATACAACAGTAATTGGAGCGCTTGCGGTTCATCGCGGTGAAGCAGATGCTCTCTTGACCGGACTGGAAGGGCGTTTCGATAAACATCTGCGAGACATTCACGGGATTATTGGACAGTCACCAGATGTGACGGACTATTCAACGCTCTCACTATTGATTAATAGTAAGGGAGCTTTCTTCCTCGCAGACACTTATGTAACCGAAAACCCGTGTTCGGATGAAATTGTCGAGATAACGCAGGCTGCTGCAACCCAGATACGCCGTTTTGGCATCACCCCTCGTGCAGCTCTTCTTTCTCATTCAAACTTTGGTTCCAGAAGTACTGACTCATCACTGAAGATGCGACGGGCACTTGAGAAAATATGGCAAGTCTGTCCCGACTTGGAAGTGGATGGAGAAATGCATGGGGATGCAGCATTGAGAAGTGACGTGCTCAAACGGTATATGCCCCATTCACGCCTGCAAGGCCCAGCCAACCTTCTAGTGTTTCCAACGCTAGATGCCTCGAATATCGCCCTGAACCTCATTAAGGCAATGACAAACGCCCTACATGTGGGACCAATATTGCTCGGAGCCGCTAAGCCAGCTCATATTCTAACGCCTTCAGTTACTTCGCGGGGGATCGTGAATATGACAGCATTTGCAGCCGTCGATGCGCAGTCCAGATAA